In a genomic window of Vigna angularis cultivar LongXiaoDou No.4 chromosome 6, ASM1680809v1, whole genome shotgun sequence:
- the LOC128197473 gene encoding uncharacterized protein LOC128197473, with product MHVEKNVCDSIIGTLLNIQGKTKDGLNARLDLVEIGIREQLAPISHGKRTYLPPACHTLCKQEKRSFCEFLQGVKVPLGYSSNFKRVVSMKDHKLLGLKSHDCHVLMQQLLPVAIRGILPKNVRYTLTRLCFFFNAICSKVIDIEKLDQLENEVVVILCQLEMYFPPSFFDIMVHLIIHLVREVRICGPVFLRWMYPIERYMKILKGYVKNQYRPEASIVERYIAEEAIEFCTDYLSDVEAIGVPRSRYHGRGVGKGTRSSKVVTLNRAEILRAHMYILNNTEEVIPYLSAHKDIVKRNNPRMPQKWVINEHNKTFLKWFKQQVQADHTTSDTLNWLSSEPNFDVICWCGYDINNYTFHTQKEDEKSTTQNSGVMVVAESMHFSSSKDKNPVMASMCYFGVIKDIWVIDYTSFRVPIFKCKWVDGNTGVRTDDLGFTLVDLEKEGYTEEPFIMASQAKQVFYVTDLEDNRWSVVLKGRTMHYTDDNDEVVLDIGETPSFSSNMPTLNVDNEVDDVHAIRDDHHEGLWENIAT from the coding sequence ATGCatgtagagaaaaatgtttgtgatagtaTTATCGGAACGCTCCTCAATATTCAAGGGAAAACGAAAGATGGACTCAATGCTCGCTTGGACCTGGTTGAAATAGGTATAAGAGAACAATTAGCTCCAATATCACATGGTAAGAGGACATACTTGCCTCCAGCATGTCACACATTGTGTAAACAAGAAAAAAGgagtttttgtgaatttttacaAGGTGTGAAAGTTCCACTGGGTTactcttctaattttaaacGAGTTGTATCCATGAAAGATCATAAATTACTTGGGTTAAAatctcatgattgtcatgtattgatgcaacaactACTACCAGTGGCTATTCGGGGCATATTGCCTAAGAATGTTAGATACACATTAACAAGATTGTGCTTCTTTTTCAATGCAATATGTAGTAAAGTTATTGACATTGAGAAGTTGGATCAACTAGAAAATGAGGTTGTGGTCATATTGTGTCAGTTGGAGATGTACTTTCCTCCATCATTCTTTGATATTATGGTGCACTTAATTATTCATCTAGTAAGAGAAGTTAGAATTTGTGGTCCAGTATTCTTACgatggatgtaccctattgagcGATACATGAAGATATTAAAAGGTTATGTAAAGAACCAATATCGTCCTGAAGCATCAATagttgaaagatatattgctgaGGAAGCTATTGAGTTTTGTACAGACTACTTATCAGATGTTGAAGCTATAGGGGTACCTAGGTCTCGTTACCATGGAAGAGGTGTTGGTAAGGGTACTAGAAGTTCAAAAGTTGTCACCCTGAATAGAGCTGAAATTCTACGAgcacatatgtatatattgaaTAACACTGAAGAAGTCATCCCCTACTTAAGTGCTCATAAAGATATAGTTAAGAGAAATAATCCACGAATGCCTCAAAAGTGGGTCATTAATGAACACAACAAAACCTTTTTAAAGTGGTTTAAACAACAAGTTCAAGCTGACCATACAACTTCTGATACATTAAATTGGCTATCAAGTGAGCCAAACTTTGATGTCATATGTTGGTGTGGGTATGATATAAATAACTACACATTTCATAcacaaaaagaagatgaaaaaagcaCCACTCAAAATAGTGGAGTAATGGTTGTGGCCGAGTCAATGCATTTCTCGAGTTCAAAGGACAAAAATCCTGTGATGGCATCCATGTGCTACTTTGGtgtaattaaagatatttgggTGATAGATTACACAAGTTTTAGAGTacctatttttaaatgtaagtGGGTTGATGGTAATACTGGCGTAAGGACAGATGATCTAGGTTTTACATTGGTTGACCTAGAAAAGGAAGGTTATACTGAAGAGCCATTTATCATGGCGTCTCAGGCAAAACAAGTGTTTTATGTCACTGATCTCGAAGACAATAGATGGTCAGTGGTGCTCAAAGGTAGAACAATGCATTATACTGATGACAATGATGAAGTCGTTCTTGATATTGGTGAAACTCCATCTTTCTCATCAAATATGCCAACCTTGAATGTCGATAATGAAGTAGACGACGTCCATGCCATACGTGATGATCATCACGAAGGGTTGTGGGAGAACATTGCAACTTGA